One Planifilum fulgidum genomic window, TGCCCTGTTCGAGCGGCGGGATGTGATCATCGTCGCCAGCGTGTCCTGCATTTACGGCCTGGGTTCGCCGGAGGAGTACCGGGATCAGGTGCTTTCCCTCCGGGTCGGAATGGAGCGGGAGCGGAACGAGATCCTGCGCAAGCTGGTGGATATCCAGTACACCCGCAACGACATCAATTTTACTCGGGGGACCTTCCGGGTCCGCGGGGACGTTTTGGAGATCTTTCCGGTGGCCCGGAGCGAGCAGGCGGTCCGGGTGGAGTTTTTCGGCGATGAAATCGAGCGGATTCGGGAAATCGACGTGCTGACGGGGGAAATTATCGGGGATCGGGAGCATGTCGCCATCTTTCCCGCCTCCCACTATGTCACCGCCCCCGACGTGATGGCCCGCGCCCTCCGGGACATTGAAGCGGAGCTGGAGGAGCGGCTGAAGGAACTGCGCGATCAGGGCAAGCTGCTGGAGGCGCAGCGGCTGGAGCAGCGGACCCGCTACGACATGGAGATGATGCGGGAGATGGGGTTCTGTTCCGGGATCGAGAACTACTCCCGCCACCTGGTGGGCAAAAAGCCGGGGGAACCCCCCTACACCCTGCTGGATTATTTCCCCGATGACTACCTGATGATCATCGACGAGTCCCACGTGACCATCCCGCAGCTGCACGCCATGTACAACGGGGACCGCTCCCGGAAGGAAGTGCTGGTGGAGCACGGTTTCCGCCTGCCCTCGGCCCTGGACAACCGTCCCCTGCGCTTCGAGGAGTTTGAGGAACGGATCAACCAGGTTATCTTTGTTTCCGCCACTCCCGGGCCCTATGAGCTGGAGAAGGCGCCGGATGTGGTGGAGCAGATCATTCGTCCGACGGGGCTTCTGGATCCCAAGGTGCACGTCCGCCCGACCCGGGGTCAGATCGACGACCTGATCGGCGAAATCCGCAAGCGCGTCGAGCGGGACGAGCGGGTGTTGATCACCACCCTGACCAAGAAGATGGCGGAAGACCTGACCGATTACCTCAAGGAAATGGGCATCCGC contains:
- the uvrB gene encoding excinuclease ABC subunit UvrB; its protein translation is MEQRFRLVSEFEPRGDQPKAIEELTRGVLSGKRYQTLLGATGTGKTFTIAHTIARVNKPTLVIAHNKTLAAQLCGELKEFFPHNAVEYFVSYYDYYQPEAYVPQTDTYIEKDASINDEIDKLRHSATSALFERRDVIIVASVSCIYGLGSPEEYRDQVLSLRVGMERERNEILRKLVDIQYTRNDINFTRGTFRVRGDVLEIFPVARSEQAVRVEFFGDEIERIREIDVLTGEIIGDREHVAIFPASHYVTAPDVMARALRDIEAELEERLKELRDQGKLLEAQRLEQRTRYDMEMMREMGFCSGIENYSRHLVGKKPGEPPYTLLDYFPDDYLMIIDESHVTIPQLHAMYNGDRSRKEVLVEHGFRLPSALDNRPLRFEEFEERINQVIFVSATPGPYELEKAPDVVEQIIRPTGLLDPKVHVRPTRGQIDDLIGEIRKRVERDERVLITTLTKKMAEDLTDYLKEMGIRVRYLHSDIKTIERMQILRDLRLGEFDVLVGINLLREGLDLPEVSLVAILDADKEGFLRAERSLIQTIGRAARNANGEVIMYADTITDSMRKAIDETERRRRIQQAYNEKHGITPQTVRKAVREVIEATKVAEEKAPYGKVLDVRSMGKKERRQLISQLEKEMKEAARKLEFERAAELRDMIIELKAEGA